The Pirellulales bacterium genome segment GAAATCTATGAAGCGCTCACCGGTCCGACTGATTGCTGCCCCCTACACGCCGTTTACCCGCAATCGCGAGCTCAATCTCAGCGTGATTGACGAGCAGGCGGAACTGTTCGCTACGAATGAGCTGTCGGGCGCGTTTGTCTGCGGCACGACGGGCGAGAGCATGTCGATGACCATCGCCGAGCGCTGCCAGGTGGTCGAGCGCTGGATCAAGGCCGCGGCCGGTCGCTTTCAGATCTTCGTACACGTGGGGCATACTTGCCAGCGCGACTGCATCGAGATGGCCGAGCATGCCGTGGCGCACGGCGCCGCCGCGATCGCGGCGATGGGACCTTGCTTTGCCAAGCCGGCCGATGCCGAGATGCTGGCCGATTTCTGCGCGCCGATCGCGGCCGCGGCGGCCGACTTGCCCTTCTACTACTATCACATTCCGGTCATGACCGGCGTGAGTATGCCGATGGCGCACTTCATGAAAGTCGCCGGCCGACAGATCCCGAACCTCGTGGGCCTGAAATACAGCCACGACGACCTGGTCGACCTGGCCGCGTGCGTGTCGCTGGACGATGGACGTTTCGAGGTGCTGTTCGGCAAGGACGAAATCCTGCTGGCGGCCCTGTCCCTGGGTGTCCGCGGTGCGGTCGGCAGCACTTACAATTTCATGACGCCCCTGTATCAGCGGGTGATCCACGCCTTTGACGCGGGCGACATGACCTTGGCGCGCCGCGAGCAGATGCGCGCCGTAGAATTAGTCAGAGCCTTGTTGCGTTTCGGTCCCTCGTTCATGGCTGCCGGCAAGGCCGTCATGAGCCGGTTGGGAATCGATTGTGGTCCGGTCCGTTCGCCCTATCGGCCCTTGACTGCCGAACAGCTAAGCCAGCTTGACGAGCAACTGACGCGGCTGGGCTTCGACGACTATTGCTCCAGGACGACCTCTACGCCGCCGCGCAGCGTCGCCCGACCGACGCGGTCCGTCAGCGCGAACTAGATCGACTGCATGGTTTGCGAAATGCTGGCAAGCGCCGCGTGGTGGCTCAGCGAGGCGAGGAAACCATGAGGCAGCCAGCGCCCCGATCAGCGGCGAACGCCCCCAAGGATCAGGCTCCAACTGTCCAAGGGGCCGGCAGCGGCGCCGCATCGCTCGTCACACTCGAGACGATTGACCGCGTGGCAATCCTGACGTTGGCCAATCCCGCGCGTCGTAATGCTCTCAGTCGCGAGGTGCTGACGGCGCTCGGCGATCGTCTTCGTGCTATCGGCAAGGACTCTGCCATCAAGTGCGTGATTCTGCGTGCCACGGGATCGGTTTTCAGCTCGGGGCACGACCTGCGCGAAGTTGCCGCCGCCAACCGGCAAGAGGCGGAATCGCTCTTCGCGTTGTGTTCCGAGGTCATGGAATTGATCCCCAGGCTGCCGCAACCGGTAATTGCGGAAGTCGATGGGCTGGCCACCGCGGCCGGCTGCCAGTTGGTCGCCACGTGCGACCTGGTGGTTGCCGCCGAGACGGCTTCTTTCGCCACGCCCGGCGTGCGGATCGGCCTGTTTTGCTCGACGCCCGCCGTAGCCTTGTCGCGCGCCGTGAATACCAAGAAGGCGATGGAGATGTTGCTCACGGGCGAAGCGATCTCGGCGGCCGAAGCGGAGCGCATCGGACTTGTGAACCGCGTGGTGCCACGCGAGCGGCTTGCCGACGAAACGCTACGGCTCGCACTGCACGTTGCCACGGCCAGCGGAGAAACGCTGGCCCTGGGGAAGCGGACTTTTTACGAGCAACTGCCGCTTGATCGGCGGCAAGCATATGCGGTGGCTGAGCGCGCGATGGTCGAGAACGCTGCTCTACCAGATGCCCACGAAGGCATTGGCGCGTTTCTGGAGAAGCGCGCGCCGCAGTGGCGCAGCTAAGACGCTATTCAGGTTGGGTGCCCCTGGTGACTTGCCCACCAGTGCGGATCCTAGATAAACACTGGTAGACAAGCTGCCAGCGGCACGCTTGTCGGTCGCCGTACATGCACGCCCATAGCTAGCGCTGTATCATGATGGGCGTGTCCCAGCATGGCCCATTGACAACCCTCTTTCATTTTTCCGTGGCGGAAGGATGACTTCGATGATCAACACCGATCCGGCAACGATCGTTCGCAATCAGGTCGCAGAGAACAACGCGGAAAAGGAATGGGTCCTCGAGATCGCCAATTCCGCCGAGGCTCGCCGGGAGCGGGTCAAGCTGGCGGCGGCATATCGCATCATCGCCCGGCACGGGCTCGACGACGGATTGGCCGGCCATATCAGCTTGCGCGTGCCCGGCGCTCCCGATTACTTCTGGGTTAACCCGTTCGGCAAGATGTTCAGCGAAGTGACGGCCGAGAATCTGGTGCTCGTCAATAAAAAGGGCGAAATCATCGACGGCTGGCCCATGATCAATCAGGCCGGCTTTTGCATTCACGCGGCCATTCACCATGCGCGGCCCGACGTCAACTGTGCTTGCCACACGCATCCGCCAGCAGGCTCGGCCTATAGCGCGCTGGGAATTCTGCTCGATCCGCTCGAGCAGACCGGTTGCTCGTTTTTCGAAGACCACGCTATCTACGTCGATTACACGGGCATCGTGCTCGACGAGAAGCAGACCGTCGACATCACGACGGCGCTCGGCAACAAACGGGCCTTGATACTGGCCAACCACGGATTGCTGACGACAGGCCCATCGGTCGAGCAAGCACTGCTCGACATGCTCGACATGGAACGCACCTGTGCCGTGAATCTTCGCGCCATGGCCACGGGCCGGCCGCTGCAAGTCGTTCCGCCCGAGGTGGCGCGGCAAAGCCGCTCGGTGTTAACGCAGCCCATGCGCTACCCATTCCAATGGGAAGCCGTCGTGCGGCAGCTCGATCGTCACGAGACGGACTACGACCCATGGCGGGCGAAGTAATCTCCTCGGCTAGCTCGGCTTCGAAGAAACTAGCCACAGAGGTGTCAGAGTGCACCAAGAGAAACGCAAAAGGATGCAGAATGATGAACAATGTGATGAACAATGAGCGAGGGCCCTTCCTCGTGACTCATCATTTTGCATGCATCATTCTGCATTTTTTCTACGGCAGCGTTTCGCTCAAGACTTTCTTGGCTTGTTCGGCGCGGTAGTCGTGCAGCTTCTTCGTTAACTCGGGCCGGCTCGTTGCCAGAGCCGCAACGGCCAAGAGCGCCGCATTGATGACGCCCGGCTTGCCGATGGCCAGCGTCCCCACCGGGATGCCGGCCGGCATTTGCACGATCGCCAGGAGCGAATCAAGACCATTCAGGGTCGTGCTCGGGATCGGCACACCAAGCACGGGGCGAACCGTGTGCGCGGCCACGACCCCCGCCAGGTGCGCGGCACCGCCAGCCGCCGCGATCCACACTTCCACGCCGCGCTTTTCGGCGTCGGCCATGTATTCCCGCAACTGATCGGGCGTGCGATGAGCGGACAGCACCCGGCACTCGTGCGCGACGCCGAACTCGGCCAACGTTTCGTCGGCGTGCTTCATCAGCTCCCAGTCCGACTTGCTCCCCATCACGATCGCGACCAGCGGTTTTTCCACGGCGTGCATAGAGTCCTTCCTTCGGCGAGCAGAGAAATCAAGCGCCAACAGACGCGCCGGCCCAGGGCAATAGACGCGCGGGCGAAGCAAGCGGCGCGGCTGAGTATCGCACAAATGCCAGCGCTGACAAGGGGGCAGGCGCACAAGGCCGGCGCCGATCGATATGGTCGCCTACTGACCACTACCGATAAGATGGCCGAAGGCCCGAAGCCGATTTTTGCTTAGCAACGAGATACCCGCCACAAACCAGAACGAAGCACTCGTGACCGCCCCGCCAACGACGCCGCGATTTCTGCTCATCGGCTCCACCGGCCAGGTGGGGCGCGAACTGGTACGAATGCTGTCGCGCTTGGGCCCGCTCGTCGCCACGGCTCGAGCGCCGGGCCAAACCGCCGAGGCCGGGGCTACAATCGGGCTCGACGTTACTGACCTTGCCGCGCTCCGCCAGGTGGTGCGCGACGTGCGACCGTCGATCGTGATCAATGCCGCCGCATACACCGCGGTCGATCGGGCAGAAACCGAGCAAGACACAGCCTCGCAGGTCAACGGCGTGGTGCCGGGCGTGCTGGCCGAGGAAGCGCGGGCGATCGGCGCGGCGCTTGTACACTTTTCGACCGATTACGTCTTCGACGGTTCCGGCACGCGTCCCTGGCGCGAAGACGACCTGGTCGGCCCTTTGAACATGTACGGCCGCACCAAGCTGCAGGGGGAAGAGGCGATCCGCGCTTCGGGCGCCGCGCATTTGATTCTGCGCATTTCCTGGATCTACGCGCCTCACGGCGCCAACTTCGTGCGCACCATGTTGAAGCGGGGGCGGGAACGAGCCGAGCTGCGCGTGGTCGACGATCAAATCGGCGCGCCGACGCCGGCTTCCTGCGTAGCGGCCGCGACGGCACAAATCGTGGCACGCGCATCCGCCGGGCCGGTCGAGTTCTTTAACGAGCAAGGAGGTACTGTCCACCTGCCCTGCGCCGGCGAGACGAGTTGGCACGGCTTTGCGGAAGAAATCTTTCGTCTGGCGCGTGCCGCCGGATTGCCGCTGATCGTCGAACACGTGACGCCGATTCCAACCAGCGAATATCCCACACCCGCCCGCCG includes the following:
- a CDS encoding dihydrodipicolinate synthase family protein; protein product: MKRSPVRLIAAPYTPFTRNRELNLSVIDEQAELFATNELSGAFVCGTTGESMSMTIAERCQVVERWIKAAAGRFQIFVHVGHTCQRDCIEMAEHAVAHGAAAIAAMGPCFAKPADAEMLADFCAPIAAAAADLPFYYYHIPVMTGVSMPMAHFMKVAGRQIPNLVGLKYSHDDLVDLAACVSLDDGRFEVLFGKDEILLAALSLGVRGAVGSTYNFMTPLYQRVIHAFDAGDMTLARREQMRAVELVRALLRFGPSFMAAGKAVMSRLGIDCGPVRSPYRPLTAEQLSQLDEQLTRLGFDDYCSRTTSTPPRSVARPTRSVSAN
- a CDS encoding enoyl-CoA hydratase, with the protein product MRQPAPRSAANAPKDQAPTVQGAGSGAASLVTLETIDRVAILTLANPARRNALSREVLTALGDRLRAIGKDSAIKCVILRATGSVFSSGHDLREVAAANRQEAESLFALCSEVMELIPRLPQPVIAEVDGLATAAGCQLVATCDLVVAAETASFATPGVRIGLFCSTPAVALSRAVNTKKAMEMLLTGEAISAAEAERIGLVNRVVPRERLADETLRLALHVATASGETLALGKRTFYEQLPLDRRQAYAVAERAMVENAALPDAHEGIGAFLEKRAPQWRS
- a CDS encoding class II aldolase/adducin family protein, giving the protein MINTDPATIVRNQVAENNAEKEWVLEIANSAEARRERVKLAAAYRIIARHGLDDGLAGHISLRVPGAPDYFWVNPFGKMFSEVTAENLVLVNKKGEIIDGWPMINQAGFCIHAAIHHARPDVNCACHTHPPAGSAYSALGILLDPLEQTGCSFFEDHAIYVDYTGIVLDEKQTVDITTALGNKRALILANHGLLTTGPSVEQALLDMLDMERTCAVNLRAMATGRPLQVVPPEVARQSRSVLTQPMRYPFQWEAVVRQLDRHETDYDPWRAK
- the purE gene encoding 5-(carboxyamino)imidazole ribonucleotide mutase — protein: MHAVEKPLVAIVMGSKSDWELMKHADETLAEFGVAHECRVLSAHRTPDQLREYMADAEKRGVEVWIAAAGGAAHLAGVVAAHTVRPVLGVPIPSTTLNGLDSLLAIVQMPAGIPVGTLAIGKPGVINAALLAVAALATSRPELTKKLHDYRAEQAKKVLSETLP
- the rfbD gene encoding dTDP-4-dehydrorhamnose reductase: MTAPPTTPRFLLIGSTGQVGRELVRMLSRLGPLVATARAPGQTAEAGATIGLDVTDLAALRQVVRDVRPSIVINAAAYTAVDRAETEQDTASQVNGVVPGVLAEEARAIGAALVHFSTDYVFDGSGTRPWREDDLVGPLNMYGRTKLQGEEAIRASGAAHLILRISWIYAPHGANFVRTMLKRGRERAELRVVDDQIGAPTPASCVAAATAQIVARASAGPVEFFNEQGGTVHLPCAGETSWHGFAEEIFRLARAAGLPLIVEHVTPIPTSEYPTPARRPLNSRLDGARAAERFDVRLPDWRTALAAAFPAIVIANRKT